DNA from Lagenorhynchus albirostris chromosome 3, mLagAlb1.1, whole genome shotgun sequence:
attctaaagggacaccgccccctcccccccccaatcTCATCTGCTTATTTAAATGTCCCTCCCCAACAGGAGAATCCTGCTGCTCTTTTCAGTGTGCAAATACAATTAAATTGTacctgtaggggcttccctggtggcgcagtggttaagaacccacctgccaacgcaggagacacgggttcgagctctggtccgggaagatcccacatgctgcagagcaactaagcccgtgcgccacagctactgagcctgcgctctagagcccgtgagccacaattactgaagcccgcccgcctagagtccgtgctcccaacaaaagaatccaccacaatgagaagccctcgcactgcaactagagaaaaaagcacgtacgaagacccaatgcaaccaaaaataaatttaaaaaaattgtacctGTAAATTCTTATCCCTCTTCCCCAAAACGTCAGCACCTTCTTGTgcaatttttttaacttcatttttcttatctatatTTTCCATGTTGAAACTTCAAGAGTGTCGCAGCCCCGAACAACTGTGTGGGATTATGGGATTATGCCTGGGTGAGTCTACGGAAGAGAGAAGTCCGCGTGGCTGGAGGGAGTGAGAAAACGGGGGAGAGAGTGCGGAGAGACGAGGGTGGGGTGGTGATGGGAGCAAACAGGGTGGGGCCTGCTGGGCTTCAGGGAGAATTTTGGCTGTTAATCTCAGTGAGGTGGTTCCCGGCGGAGCCCTCTGGGTGCTGTCGGAGGAATAGACtttgagggagggaggaggcgggAGCTGGGGTACCAGGGTGGAGGGACTGCACTGGTTCAGGTGGGAGATAATGAGGATTATGTCCAGGTTGGTGACCGAAGAGGGAGTGAGAAATGGGCGGATTCTGGGTAGATTCTGAAGTGGAAGGGACTTGCAGTCATATCAaattgtggggggggggggagtcagAGAAAGAGGGGGCTTAAAGATGCTGCCAAGTTTGGAGCCTCAGCACCTGGCAGGACAGCGCTGCCATTAGCTGGGTCTAGAGGACAGCGGAAGGGCAGGTTGGGGGACGCTCAGGGGCTCGGATGTAGTGGGGTCAGTGGGAGTTGTCCGCGCACCTCCAGGTGAGACGTCCGGGAGGCAGTTGTCCAGGGCACGGTCGCCGTGCAATCCCGAGAGTTGCCGCCAGAGGGCAAGCGCACCCCATCGCACTCGCAGCTCCGGGGGGCACGGGAAGGACCGGCTCTGCAGCATCTCAGGGCCCCGGGGCCTACAGCTCCTCATCTGGGTGTGAGGTGGGGGCCGCGCAGGTGCCAGGGCCAGGACTGGAACCCCCAGGCTCCTCCAGGGCCCCAAATCCTGGGACGGGGCTGTTTATGTGCTTCCAGCACTCCAACCAGCACTCCCCACGGGGCTGTTCCCACAGCACCTAGGCTCTCTGCAAAAATGTCACTTCTACAGAAAGACCTTCCCCGACCACCCTGGGGTCAGGAACCCCCACCTCGATTCCTCTAAGGCacatcccattttattttatttattttttgcggtacgcaggcttctcactgctgtggcctctcccgctgcggggcacaggctctggacgcgcaggctcagcggccatggctcacgcgcccagccgctccgcggcatgtgggatcttcccagaccgggcacgaacccgtgtcccctgcatcggcaggcggactctcaaccactgcgccaccagggaagcccaggcacatCCCATTTTAGTATCTTCGTAACACTTAAAGACTCTGAAATCATCTTATCTTGTGTTGTCTGTTTTCTACAATGTAGAAAACATTGTGGTAGCGAGGACCCATTTTCTGTGTTGTCCTCCTGTATCCCCAGGGCTCAGAATTATTCCTGGCCTCTAATGCatgccaaagaaaaaaacaacagcaatagtGTTAATCATAGCTTATTCATGGTGCTACTGTGTACCAACCTCTATTTGAAGCTCCTTACATAAATCATCTCCAGTCTTCAGAACAACCCTACCAAGCAGAGACtggcttttctgttttattttttgttttttttttttggtggtgcctCTTGGCTTGCAGGATaggttccctaaccagggatagaacctagccctggcagtgaaagcaccgagtcctaaccactggaccaccagggaattcccccaagtAGGGACTGTTGTTATCCCCatattacagaagaggaaactgaggcccagagaggtttagGGACTTGAGGTTGCATAACCAGGGAGTTTCAGTGTTGAGTTTGAAGCCTGAGAAGCATAACTGCAAAGTCTGAGTTTGCTAAATGGAAGAATGGGGCCCTGATGGGAATGGAGCCCCTTAGGGCATTCAGCATTGTGCCCCTAAGCCCCTGCCTCTCCACCTTTCCTTTCTGGTCTCCACAGCCGACACACTCGCAAGCCCAGCCCCCAGATCCCGTgccagggtggtggtgggggaaccCAGCAGGTAAGGGTTTTACTCTCCTCCCCATTGTGGGTTTGCAGAGGTGCCTCCCAGGCTACCCAGGTTGGGGGCAAGCCATTAAAGGTggatctggggacttccctggtgggccagtggttaagattctacgctcccaatgcaggggccagggtttgatccccggtcagggaactagatccccgcatgtcacaactaagatcttgaatgctgcaactaagacccggcacagccaaatacataaataaataaacattaagaacaaaacaaagcaaacaacaacaaacaaggtGGATctggagggagttccctggtgcccTTAGTGGCTAGGACTCAGCGCCTTCACTGCCTAGGACccggttcaatctctggtcaggatCTAGAGAGCACAGATTCCACCTATGGGGGGGGGGCGGATCTAGAGAGCACAGAGTCCACCTACCAGACAGCAGGGTTGGCTGCCCAGGACCCCGAGCCCAGTCCCAGACTGACCAACACACGGAAAGACGGACAAACAGATGATCCTCAGCCAGCTGACCACTCTCTTGAGCCTGCTCAGTGGGGCCTGGCCGCCCACAGGCTTAGGGAGGCCTGGACCCCGAGGCCTCCCGGCTCAGCCCCAGGCTGCTGCCAATGAGACCCAGTCTCTGGGTCAAGGGGCCCCAGCTTTCCCAGTGCCGTCCTCTGCCCTTGGCAGCTGGAAGGCCTTCCTGGGCCTGCAGAAAACTGGGCAGCTGGGGACCGGCAGGATGCAGCACGGGCAGGATGTGGCCATCACTGTCTCTGCTGCTGGACCCACAGGGAGTGGCCCAGGAGATGTGCAAAGCCGTGCCCTTCACTCaagcaggggaaggagagggctgGGTTTCAGTGTTGATAGAGCACCAGCTGTGGCACCAGACAGATTTGGGGTCAACCCTGCATCCTTCACCTAAATGTCTCTGATCTTCCATTTTCTCCCTCGTAAGATGGGGCATAAGCATCTCCCACCTGGGCCAATGCAAGTGCTGCCATCTTGGTCTCCCAGCTTCTGCTATGGCCACCCTGTCTCCTGAGTCTAGTTTTCCATCTAGTGGCCAGAGGGCATCTGGGAACACCTGAGTCTGATCACATCCCTCCTCTGTTCAGAACCCTCCATGGCTCCCACTTCACTCAGAGTGAATGTCCAAGTCCTTCCTGtggcccacaaggccctgcacACAATGCCTGTCATCTCCTGCCCTTacctcctcccactctcccactctccctcctcccactctcACCCTCACCCACTTTCCTCCCGCCGCACCAGCCATCTTGCTTTTCTCCAGACACACCAATATTATGTGGACCTCAGgtcctttgcactggctgttccctttgcctctagcactccccacccccaacattCTATGGTTCCttctctcacctcctccaggtTTTTACTCagatgttgttttaaaatgtcccCCCTTTATGCTTTATTTCTCGCTGTAGTTCACATCATCACCTAACAAACGAAATTGATTTTGTAGTTGCATTTACCATCTATCTCCCTCACTAGAATGTTTGCTCCACcagggcagagatttttttttttttttttttttttttttttttttttgcggtacgcgggcctctcactgttgtgacctctcccgttgcggagcacaggctccggacgtgcaggctcagtggccatggctcacgggcccagcagctccgcagcatgtgggatcttcccggaccggggcaggaacgcgtgtcccctgcatcggcaggcggactctcaaccactgcgccaccagggaagcccgggcagAGATTTTTATGTCTTGTTCACTTTTGTAGCCCCATCCCTGCTCTAGAGCAGAGCCAGACACAGTGGGCactaagtatttgttaaatgaatgaatgaatgaataatagtaGTACTTGCCTCCTAAGGGCTATTGGGAAGCCTGAATGAGAGGGGTAAGGGAAGCACTCGTACAGCTGCATTCAGTTGGCGCTCCATAAAGGTTTTGAAAATTCATACCATGTGTTGTTTATGGCCCAGGTTTTGGAGCTAGGCGTACCTAAGTTCAACTTCTGCCTCAGCTGCTGATTTCTGTGTGACACAGGGCAAGTGGCTTTCCTTCTTTATGCCTCAAGTCCCACCTTTGCAAAAGGGAGTTAATAATAGTTGAGAACTCATGCAAAGTGTTCGGCACCGTGCTTACCACGGTGTCAGTTCCCAGGACCCCTTGGTTtgttatccattcagcaaaccttcATTGAATCCAGACCACTCGGTGGTATTGCACAGCCCTGGACCAGCTGCCTCAGTTGCCCCATACAGCCGTGCACACTGCACACAGCAGAGGGGACCCCTGACCTGGGATCCAGCTGTGTACCCTCTCCCAGAGCTGCAACTGTCCCGGGGGGGCACAAGGATGCTCTAAGGGCTAGCAGCAGCTGTGTAGTCTTAGGCAAGCAAGggacttctttgagcctcagtctcctcatctgtaaatggggatattAATGGTTCCAGACTTGCAGcattgtggggaggagggagttcCTCAAAGGTGAGCAGCATGGGCCCGGCAGGGTGTTAGGATTCGGCAAGTGTTAGTTTTTGTTATGATTCTTGGGGCTGTagccataaacaagacggaaagaGTCCCTGCCTTCAGGTAGTGAATATTCTGGGAGAGAGAGGAACATTGACAATCCCCCAAAGAGACATAACAATAAATTGCTATGAGACCCTGGAGAAAGAGATGAGGATGCTAGGAGAAAGACTACCAGGAGGGTAACATTTGCCTTGGGGGTGCTTTTGAGGAATGAAGGATGAGTTGGAATGAGCTCTGGGAAGGGTGGATGGAAGAGAAGTCCAGGTGGAGGGCGCAGCAGGGACAACGTCCTGGAGGCAGAGGCACAAGTTTGGTGCATTGAAAGAACAGCGaggaatagaactaccatatgatccagcaatcccacatgtccagggcatatacctggacaaaactagtattcaagaagatacatgcgggcttccctggtggtgcagtggttgagagtccgcctgccgatgcaggggacacgagttcgtgccccggtccgggaagatcccacatgccacggagcagccgggcccacgagccacaactactgagcctgcacgtctggagcctgtgctctgcagcaagagaggccgcgcaccgcgatgaagagtggtccccacttgccacaactagagaaagccctcgcacagaaaccaagacccaacacaaccataaataaataaataaatttatttaaaaaaaaaaagatacatgcacccctatgttcatagcagcactattcacaatagccaagacatggaaacaaaataaatgtccatcaacagatgaatggataaagaagatgtgtacatatataca
Protein-coding regions in this window:
- the DAND5 gene encoding LOW QUALITY PROTEIN: DAN domain family member 5 (The sequence of the model RefSeq protein was modified relative to this genomic sequence to represent the inferred CDS: inserted 4 bases in 2 codons; deleted 1 base in 1 codon), which codes for MILSQLTTLLSLLSGAWPPTGLGRPGPRGLPAQPQAAANETQSLGQGAPAFPVPSSALGSWKAFLGLQKTGQLGTGRMQHGQDVAXSLSLLLDPQGVAQEMCKAVPFTQVLSQLGCMAVYLLNHLCFGHCSSFYIXPFILCNSCVPARTRWAPVVLWCWAGSPASRRQVKMSTVRVEGCQCGSKA